One window of the Pseudomonas lurida genome contains the following:
- the rplK gene encoding 50S ribosomal protein L11: MAKKITAYIKLQVKAAQANPSPPVGPALGQHGVNIMEFCKAFNARTQGLEPGLPTPVIITVYSDRSFTFETKSTPASVLLKKAAGLTSGSARPNTVKVGTVTRAQLEEIAKTKNADLTAADMDAAVRTIAGSARSMGLNVEGV, encoded by the coding sequence ATGGCCAAGAAGATTACCGCTTACATCAAGCTGCAAGTGAAGGCCGCTCAGGCCAACCCTAGCCCACCCGTCGGTCCAGCTCTGGGTCAGCACGGCGTGAACATCATGGAATTCTGCAAGGCCTTCAACGCCCGTACTCAGGGTCTTGAGCCAGGTCTGCCGACTCCAGTGATCATCACTGTATACAGCGACCGTAGCTTCACTTTCGAAACCAAGTCGACCCCGGCTTCGGTTCTGTTGAAGAAAGCTGCTGGTCTGACTAGCGGTTCCGCTCGTCCGAACACCGTTAAGGTTGGCACCGTGACTCGTGCTCAGCTGGAAGAAATCGCGAAAACCAAAAACGCGGATCTGACTGCAGCTGATATGGATGCAGCCGTGCGTACCATCGCCGGTTCTGCTCGTAGCATGGGCCTTAACGTGGAGGGTGTGTAA
- the nusG gene encoding transcription termination/antitermination protein NusG, giving the protein MAKRWYVVHAYSGYEKHVMRSLLERVKLAGMEDGFGEILVPTEEVVEMRNGQKRKSERKFFPGYVLVQMDMNEGTWHLVKDTPRVMGFIGGTADKPAPITDKEAEAILRRVADGSDKPKPKTLFEPGEVVRVTDGPFADFNGTVEEVNYEKSRIQVAVLIFGRSTPVELEFSQVEKV; this is encoded by the coding sequence GTGGCTAAGCGTTGGTACGTTGTGCATGCTTACTCGGGTTACGAGAAGCATGTTATGCGCTCTTTGCTAGAGCGCGTAAAGCTGGCAGGCATGGAAGATGGCTTCGGCGAAATTCTGGTTCCCACTGAAGAAGTGGTTGAAATGCGGAATGGCCAGAAGCGCAAAAGCGAACGCAAGTTCTTCCCTGGCTATGTGCTGGTTCAGATGGACATGAATGAAGGTACTTGGCACTTGGTCAAGGACACTCCTCGTGTCATGGGTTTCATTGGCGGTACCGCTGATAAGCCTGCTCCTATCACCGACAAAGAGGCGGAAGCGATTCTGCGTCGTGTTGCTGATGGTAGCGACAAGCCTAAGCCGAAGACGCTCTTCGAGCCGGGTGAGGTTGTTCGTGTCACAGATGGTCCGTTTGCTGATTTCAACGGTACTGTCGAAGAAGTTAACTACGAAAAGAGCCGGATCCAAGTGGCAGTGCTCATTTTCGGTCGCTCTACTCCGGTAGAGTTAGAGTTCAGCCAGGTCGAGAAGGTCTAG
- the secE gene encoding preprotein translocase subunit SecE, which produces MTPKAEAQSSRFDLVKWLAVVALVVVGVVGNQYYSASPILYRVLALLALAAVAAFVGLQTAKGKSFAVLVKEARTEIRKVVWPTRQETTQTTLIVVAVVLVMALLLWGLDSLLGWLVSLIVG; this is translated from the coding sequence ATGACTCCTAAGGCTGAAGCTCAAAGCTCTCGTTTCGATCTGGTCAAGTGGCTCGCTGTAGTCGCCTTGGTGGTCGTAGGCGTTGTTGGTAATCAGTACTATTCTGCTTCGCCGATCCTGTACCGCGTACTCGCTTTGCTTGCCCTTGCTGCTGTAGCTGCCTTTGTAGGCCTGCAGACTGCCAAAGGCAAGTCTTTCGCGGTCCTGGTAAAGGAAGCTCGCACCGAAATCCGTAAAGTCGTTTGGCCGACTCGCCAAGAAACCACGCAGACCACGTTGATCGTTGTGGCTGTTGTACTGGTTATGGCGTTGCTGTTGTGGGGGCTTGATTCCCTGCTCGGCTGGCTTGTTTCCTTGATTGTTGGCTAA
- a CDS encoding pantothenate kinase, protein MILELDCGNSFIKWRVLESEKASASAEGVVGSDLALIESLVALPGLLLTRCRLVSVRALEETSKLVATLHEAFGIAVSCAAPAREIAGVRNGYEDFERLGLDRWLAMLGGFKLARGACLVLDFGTAATADFIAADGEHLGGFICPGMPLMRNQLRTHTRKIRYDDAAAERALERLSPGRTTVEAVERGCTLMLRGFVLTQLELARSYWGDDFTVFLTGGDADLVTDAVPQARLVPDLVFVGLAMACPLS, encoded by the coding sequence ATGATTCTTGAGCTCGACTGTGGGAATAGCTTTATCAAATGGCGTGTGCTCGAGTCGGAAAAGGCGAGCGCTTCGGCGGAGGGGGTTGTTGGTTCGGATCTGGCGTTGATTGAAAGCCTGGTAGCGCTTCCTGGGTTGTTACTGACGCGCTGCCGATTGGTGAGCGTTCGCGCCTTGGAAGAAACAAGCAAGCTGGTTGCGACCCTGCATGAGGCTTTCGGCATTGCTGTTTCGTGTGCTGCTCCCGCACGAGAGATAGCTGGGGTGCGCAACGGCTACGAAGATTTCGAGCGTCTGGGGCTTGATCGCTGGTTGGCGATGCTTGGTGGGTTCAAGCTGGCGCGCGGCGCTTGTCTGGTGCTTGATTTTGGCACGGCAGCCACAGCAGATTTTATTGCGGCGGACGGCGAGCATCTGGGTGGGTTCATTTGCCCAGGTATGCCTCTCATGCGCAACCAACTGCGAACCCACACGCGCAAGATACGCTATGACGACGCCGCCGCTGAAAGGGCGCTCGAGCGCCTCTCCCCGGGTCGTACCACCGTAGAGGCGGTGGAGCGTGGCTGCACGCTGATGCTGAGAGGGTTTGTACTGACTCAGTTAGAGTTGGCGAGAAGCTATTGGGGGGATGACTTCACCGTGTTCCTGACCGGAGGAGACGCTGATCTGGTGACGGATGCAGTGCCGCAGGCGCGACTCGTTCCTGACCTGGTATTTGTCGGCTTGGCGATGGCTTGCCCTTTGTCCTGA
- the birA gene encoding bifunctional biotin--[acetyl-CoA-carboxylase] ligase/biotin operon repressor BirA codes for MLTLLKLLKDGRFHSGEALGAALGVSRSAVWKQLQHLEAELNLPIHKVRGKGYQLASPLVFLSAEDIALHAPSLAWPVHISDSIDSTNAEALRLVDAGCAAPFLVLAEQQTAGRGRRGRKWVSPFAQNVYYSLVLRIEAGLRQLEGLSLVVGLAVMQALRESGVRGAGLKWPNDVLVGQKKIAGILLELVGDPADICHVVLGIGINVNMQRADEVDQQWTSVQLETGFPVDRNALVAQLGLQLQGYLDQHRKGGFVALQEEWEQNHAWQGRPVSLIAGVNQVDGVVLGVDRQGALRLDVDGVEKIYSGGELSLRLRDDS; via the coding sequence ATGCTGACGTTGTTAAAACTTCTGAAAGATGGCCGATTTCATTCCGGAGAAGCACTTGGCGCCGCCCTCGGTGTCAGTCGCAGTGCTGTCTGGAAACAGCTCCAGCACCTTGAGGCTGAGTTGAATCTGCCCATCCATAAGGTTCGGGGCAAGGGGTACCAGTTGGCGTCACCGCTGGTGTTCCTGAGTGCTGAGGATATTGCGCTGCACGCACCCTCGTTGGCATGGCCTGTTCATATATCTGATTCCATTGACTCCACGAATGCCGAAGCCTTGCGTCTTGTTGATGCGGGTTGCGCGGCACCGTTCCTGGTGCTTGCTGAACAGCAAACAGCGGGAAGAGGCAGAAGAGGGCGGAAGTGGGTCAGCCCTTTTGCGCAAAACGTTTATTACAGTCTTGTATTGCGTATTGAGGCTGGTCTTCGGCAATTGGAGGGGCTAAGCCTCGTCGTAGGTTTGGCGGTCATGCAGGCCTTGCGCGAGTCGGGTGTGCGGGGGGCTGGGCTGAAGTGGCCAAACGATGTCCTGGTCGGGCAGAAGAAGATCGCCGGAATTTTGCTGGAGTTGGTAGGGGACCCTGCTGATATCTGTCACGTTGTCCTCGGAATAGGTATCAATGTGAATATGCAGAGAGCTGACGAAGTAGACCAGCAATGGACTTCGGTGCAGCTTGAGACCGGCTTTCCGGTTGATCGCAACGCGTTAGTGGCGCAGCTGGGGCTGCAGTTGCAAGGCTACCTTGATCAGCATCGCAAGGGCGGTTTTGTCGCGCTTCAAGAGGAGTGGGAGCAGAATCACGCATGGCAGGGGCGGCCGGTGTCTCTTATAGCGGGTGTTAACCAGGTTGATGGGGTCGTGCTGGGTGTAGACCGTCAGGGGGCATTGCGCTTGGACGTCGATGGCGTTGAGAAAATTTACAGTGGCGGAGAGTTAAGCCTGAGGTTGCGTGATGATTCTTGA